In one Pseudoclavibacter sp. Marseille-Q3772 genomic region, the following are encoded:
- a CDS encoding adenosine deaminase, translating to MFDAIDFQLADGTDTRTLPKVLLHDHLDGGVRPQAIIELAAQAGVELPETDATALGEWFETSANSGSLERYLETFAVVLSVTQTAEALERIAREAVLDLADDGVIYAELRWAPEQHLREGLTLDAAIDAVQRGMQTGCEQCPEIHAAQLICVMRQHHRALDVVRAALRHRSTRLGDCAVVGVDLAGPEAGFPASDHAAAFALAAAEFFPATVHAGEGDGVDSIASALIDGRALRLGHGVRITEDLELSQQEDDHTTVTLGKVANWVRDREITLEVSPSSNLQTGIADDMREHPFDLLYQLGFDVTVNTDNRLMSATTPSIELVRLSDAFGYSLDDLEEFQLNAAAATFLTQEDRTELAERIEAGFAQARG from the coding sequence ATGTTTGACGCAATCGACTTTCAACTCGCCGACGGAACCGACACCCGGACACTGCCGAAGGTGCTGCTGCATGACCACCTTGACGGCGGCGTACGCCCACAAGCCATCATCGAACTCGCCGCGCAAGCAGGCGTAGAACTCCCCGAAACGGATGCGACCGCGCTCGGCGAGTGGTTCGAAACCAGCGCCAATTCCGGATCCCTCGAACGCTACCTAGAAACATTCGCCGTCGTGCTCAGCGTCACCCAAACCGCCGAGGCACTCGAGCGGATCGCGCGCGAAGCCGTACTCGACCTCGCCGACGATGGCGTCATCTACGCAGAACTGCGCTGGGCCCCCGAACAACACCTCCGTGAAGGCCTCACCCTCGATGCTGCAATCGACGCTGTACAGCGAGGCATGCAGACAGGATGCGAGCAGTGTCCAGAGATTCACGCCGCGCAGCTCATCTGCGTGATGCGCCAGCACCACAGAGCGCTCGACGTTGTGCGCGCAGCCCTACGCCACCGCAGCACGCGACTCGGTGATTGCGCCGTCGTCGGCGTCGATCTCGCCGGCCCAGAAGCAGGATTCCCCGCAAGCGACCACGCGGCCGCATTCGCGCTCGCGGCAGCAGAGTTCTTCCCCGCGACCGTACACGCGGGTGAGGGAGACGGCGTCGACTCAATCGCATCCGCCCTCATCGACGGCCGTGCGCTGCGGCTCGGTCACGGCGTGCGAATCACCGAGGATCTCGAACTTTCGCAGCAAGAAGACGATCACACCACGGTGACCCTCGGGAAGGTGGCGAACTGGGTGCGCGACCGCGAGATCACCCTGGAAGTATCACCTAGCTCAAATCTGCAGACCGGCATCGCGGACGATATGCGCGAGCATCCCTTCGACCTGCTCTACCAACTCGGCTTTGACGTCACCGTCAACACCGATAACCGACTCATGAGCGCAACCACGCCATCGATCGAACTGGTTCGGTTATCGGATGCGTTTGGGTACAGCCTCGACGATCTGGAGGAGTTCCAGCTCAACGCGGCAGCAGCTACCTTCCTCACACAGGAAGATCGCACCGAACTCGCGGAGCGGATCGAAGCCGGATTCGCGCAGGCACGCGGCTAA
- a CDS encoding phospho-sugar mutase — MTLSLIRESQVALRAAAKRWLEQDPDPKTREELSALVEAAGELNAPGEAIADSDDSPRAQAWRSLRDRFATRLQFGTAGLRGRQEAGPNRMNRVTVAQAARGLADFLLERGDAPTVVIGYDGRTNSDVYARDSAELMQAAGVRAVLMPRPLPTPVLAFAVRHLQAAAGVMVTASHNPKWDNGYKVYLGNEDAGSQIVPPADAEIAAAIERVATTMRVNELPRSSEYHEVSETLIDSYVLETAKVLHSQPTDLKVAYTAMHGVGWETFARVLDEAGVSRPATVDAQLHPDGNFPTVDFPNPEEPGALDLAYETASAAGAQLIIAHDPDADRLAVSVPARDGGWHRFGGNDIGKLLGWRAAKLLAEQDARGTLATSLVSSPALSAVAERYGLDYVETQTGFKWISRAPQIAYGYEEALGYLVNPDTVRDKDGISAAMAILDLAFTQDREGKSLLDLDDEFTAEFGAFESRQVAIRYEDATQLPAVMARLRAEAPTVVGEVDVAEFYDFETAQSPANILRLRLTDGTRIMIRPSGTEPKIKVYIDAVSTDGSVEARRKAAAGQADAAATAMRALLTS, encoded by the coding sequence GCTGCGAAGCGCTGGCTGGAGCAGGATCCCGATCCTAAAACCCGTGAGGAGCTCAGCGCGCTGGTCGAGGCGGCCGGGGAGCTCAATGCTCCCGGCGAAGCGATCGCCGATTCCGATGATTCTCCCAGGGCGCAGGCATGGCGTTCGCTGCGTGACCGGTTTGCCACCCGCCTGCAGTTCGGCACCGCAGGTCTCCGTGGCCGCCAGGAGGCCGGCCCGAACCGGATGAATCGGGTTACGGTCGCGCAGGCAGCGCGCGGCCTTGCTGACTTCCTACTCGAACGTGGCGATGCGCCGACCGTGGTGATCGGCTACGACGGTCGCACGAACTCCGATGTGTACGCTCGCGACTCTGCCGAGCTGATGCAAGCCGCCGGTGTGCGCGCAGTGCTGATGCCGCGACCGCTGCCCACCCCGGTGTTGGCATTTGCGGTGCGTCATTTGCAGGCCGCAGCCGGTGTGATGGTGACCGCATCCCACAACCCGAAGTGGGATAACGGGTACAAGGTGTATCTCGGCAATGAGGATGCGGGCTCGCAGATCGTGCCGCCGGCAGACGCTGAGATTGCGGCGGCGATTGAGCGGGTCGCCACCACGATGCGGGTGAACGAGTTGCCGCGCAGCTCGGAATATCACGAGGTGAGCGAGACGCTCATTGATTCGTATGTGCTCGAGACCGCGAAGGTGTTGCACTCCCAGCCAACCGACCTGAAGGTTGCCTACACGGCGATGCACGGTGTGGGTTGGGAGACATTCGCTCGCGTACTGGATGAGGCTGGTGTGTCGCGCCCGGCGACAGTTGATGCGCAGCTGCATCCTGACGGCAACTTCCCCACCGTCGATTTCCCGAACCCCGAGGAGCCCGGTGCTCTCGACCTGGCGTACGAGACCGCATCCGCAGCCGGAGCGCAGCTGATTATCGCCCATGACCCGGATGCGGACCGGCTCGCGGTTTCCGTACCGGCGCGGGATGGTGGCTGGCACCGCTTCGGCGGTAACGACATCGGCAAACTCCTGGGCTGGCGCGCGGCGAAGCTCTTGGCCGAACAGGATGCCCGCGGAACGCTCGCAACTTCGCTGGTGTCCTCGCCCGCGCTCTCGGCGGTGGCCGAACGGTACGGCCTCGACTACGTCGAGACGCAGACCGGCTTCAAGTGGATCTCGCGTGCCCCGCAGATCGCCTACGGCTACGAAGAGGCGCTCGGCTATCTGGTGAACCCCGATACGGTGCGCGACAAAGACGGTATCTCGGCCGCGATGGCGATCCTCGATCTCGCGTTCACGCAGGACCGCGAGGGCAAGTCGCTGCTCGATCTTGATGACGAGTTCACCGCCGAATTCGGCGCATTTGAGTCACGCCAGGTAGCGATCCGCTACGAGGATGCGACGCAGCTGCCTGCGGTAATGGCGCGATTGCGCGCCGAGGCACCAACGGTTGTGGGCGAGGTCGATGTGGCCGAGTTTTACGACTTCGAAACCGCGCAGTCGCCGGCGAACATTCTTCGGCTGCGACTGACCGACGGCACGCGCATCATGATTCGCCCCAGCGGCACGGAACCGAAGATCAAGGTGTATATCGATGCGGTATCCACTGATGGTTCGGTGGAAGCGCGGCGTAAGGCGGCTGCGGGGCAGGCGGATGCGGCCGCGACGGCTATGCGTGCGCTGCTGACTTCCTAA